The genomic interval ACAGCGCCTCCCTCGGAacccgtccacacacacacacaggtattcTCCACTGCCCGCGGGAAAGGTGACGTCGGTCACGCAGGAAGCGCCGTTCAGACAGTCACAGGAGCGCACCTGCACCTGGAACGCAAACGTTTGACGTTGAGGCCGCCTCAGGTTTGTTCTGGCCTGGAGCTCTATGGGTTCGGGTCAATGGCTGGTTCTGACCTGCAGCGAGGCCTCGGTCTGAGCGTTGCAGTCATCGGTCACAGTAAAGTGGAAGGTGTGTGCGTCTGAGCGCTCGGCCGTGGCCGTCCACGTCAACAGACCCGACGGGGACAGAGCGGCGCCGCCCGGACCCGACACCAGGCTGAAGTGGATTTCAGAGCCCTCGCGGTCCTGAGCTTGCAGCTGGTAGATGAAGCTCTCCCCCTGAAACGCCCGGAGGTGAAACGGCAGCGGCTGCACGACCGGAGGCTGGTTCTCTGGTgggaaaagcaggaaaagaaatgcaaaatatcataactaaacaaaaacaaaggagcCAAACTAACTTTCTGTTCTATTTAGCTGAGCTTTATCTGCATCTGATCTACAATATTTGCTGCTCATCGTTGGTTTCAAGGCTTTCATCtgtgctgacacacactgtATCTAAAGTCAGTGCTCACACCATGTTACACACTCAAGAACATCCCTTAACTCTGCTCAAGTTGATGATGcgtgtgttttcattctgcCTGAAGCGAGCAGCTTGAAGAAGCTAACAATGAGGTGAGCCGTCCTCATATTAGCGCCTCCGGCCTGAAGCCACTTCAATGGCTTTAATCTGCACAGAGGTGCTGACAAACGGCCAAAAACATCCCTGAGCAGCAAAACACCCACCCATGTCTAACCAACACCAGCACCGCTCACAATAGAACCCCGCTCACGCCGGCGTGTGCACGTACTCTCTGCTACGGACCAGGCGTATCTGGAGGATTCTGGGCGGCAGGTgaggcaggggctgctgggactgGACTGCCCCTCGGCGTAACACACGCCATCAATGCTGCAGGTTTTCTCCTGGTGAGATGAGACAAGGCAGCACGAAGCGGGTTGGTTCAGTGTTGGTGTTGGGCTCAGCAGCTGACGGTGTTTCAGGACATGCAGCAGCTCGACAGACGTCCCACCTTCAGCGCACACAGGACCTcagtgtggaggctgcaggtctGACAGTCTCCATCGAACACCGTCAGGATCTTGGCGTTGCTGTAGCTGTAGCCGTCATTGGAAACCTGTCAGAACAGAGAGAACAACCGTGGGTGACTGGGAATAAACCGGACACGTCCAATGAAAACCTTTTTTGCACCTTAATACtaaaaagatgaataaaaacGAATATACTATCTATACaatatatacactatatattGAGTAataatgttttcaatgtttctaGCTAGCAGCTCTTTGTTTAGTTCTAAATCAACTTATTTCCAGAGAGTTCAGTTCTCTTCCTGTCTTTCCACAGCTGAAGCCAAGGCATTTCCTATGTAccaaacatctgtctgcatccAGAAGCAATGAGAGCGTGGAATAACACCGTTTGTTACATGAGCGTCTCGGCAGAGTTTTGTGACTAACCTTGATCTGCCAGCGGGCCAGCGGCCGGTTTCCCACCGCCTCCAGGTCCGGGCCTGCGGAGGACAGCCGGTCCACCAGGGGGAGCTGGCACTCCAGGGCTGTCGCATCCAGGAAGGTGGCCAGGACGAACTGAGGCTCGTCCAAAACCCACTCCCCACCCACAAACTTGACGAAGGACCCAAAGGACGAGTGGTGAGACAGGCACGCCCacacagcaggtacagtaggaggaaAAAAGGTACAAGGTGAACTACCTTTTCTTTGACAAACTCACACTTGAGCTCGTAGGAGTCCTTGAAACCTTGACCGTGGACCCGGATCAGGGAGCAGCCTCCCTGTCGGACGTCACACAAGCCGCCTTTCTCCAGATTAATGATCTCTGGGATCTGAtcttcacaacaacaaaaagtagAGATGAGCATGAAATACTGTGAATGAAAGTGGACGCACGTGAAGACGCTGTATCTGCGTTTGTACAGTGTGTTACCAGACAGAGCGCTGCAGTCGTAGGAGCCAAAGCCGGGGAAGCACACGCAGCCCCGCTGGGAGCACTGGCCGTTGCCGTGGCAGGCACTGGGACACCTGAGGGCGGCCACAGCCTCCTGGtgcagctcctctctcctggcctcctcctccagcctcctctcgCACTCGTTCTCCAGCAGCGGCGACGTCGCGCTCAGCCACGACCACTCgtccttcagctgcaggtcGCCGACGCACATGTTCACCGCGCGCTCCAGCACCCGCGCCTCCAGCAGACGCCTGCAGCCTGACGCCACGCTGGAGCTGGCCACCGCCTGCCGGCACCGGCTCCTGGCCCGGCGCTCGGTAAGGCCGGAGGGAGTCGGCCACGTTGGGGAGGAAGACGGCTGAGCAGCCGCTTCGTGGTCCTCTGGGAAAAAGTAGGAGGGGCCTTCCAGGTCCGACGGGCCGAGGCCGGGACGCGGGGTGCCGGGGGCGTAGCGGTGAGTCTGCCGCCGGCCTCGGCGCTGTGCTGCTCCATCCCCTCCACCCGCTGCCTCTGAGCCCATGTACTCAGCTGTGACGTCGAGCGTGGGGATGATGCCGAGGAGGCGCACGTTGTGAGCGGAGCAGGAGTCGGAGGAGTCGGAGGAGGTGACAGGACGGGATCGGCCTCCAGAAGGTGTGAGGAGGGGCTCCGTCTGACAGGTGCAGTACTGACGGGGGCTGAGCGGAGTCACGTTGGCCGGGCCGGTGTCAAacaggctggagcctggagggaGTCTGCACATGACTCAAGTGTTaaccacccgcttcggatgttatcagccataaagaatgggctgatcagaacttatcagcgcattcgtacgggccagtaggtgcctgctctgccgcCTCTcaaacagctaacagctagctaagctgctacgttcagcagctttggacgttattgtggttagggttagggctggataacgagtggggggttcaggttacagttagctcacacaataccgctagctacttgctaagttatgctcgctaataaatcaaaatccaaaacttcgatcctcccgtctgaacagcAACCcgtcaacagcgcccctactgactctgctggttaaatcatctgagccgtgatcaacctgatcaatgacagcgacctactgcacctattcaccgctgccagcaggtaggtgggcacccactggctcatacgtatgggctgataaccactgataatgaccattgataacgtgataacgtccgaagccgctgtgTTAACatgaggagagtgaggaggaacGTGTGCTGGCTGAACTCCACTGACCTCCACTCAGAGATAAACGCATGCAGGTCCTGGACTGAGGCGCCGCCTGGTGAGTGCAGGTCGTTGTCTGGACGACCGTCGTAGGTCCCACAGAGGCCCTCGGTGTGAGTCCAGTCAGAACCAGGGGCTCTCAGCGTCAGACTCATTCCCCAGTCGGACACGTCCGCACGGACAAACGCTCCGGACGAGAAGCCGATCTGCGAACGAGCAGCAAACGGCCGTCACATCGTCTCACCTTCAACAGACCCCTGACCCGAACCGATCCGGTCCGATCGCTGCACCCACCGTCAGCTTGCGTCCCTGGTACGACTCCGTGATCCTCAGGCCGCTCCGGCCGACGCCTCGCTTCTTCACAGACAGCTGAGGTCGGCTCTCGCCCATGTCTCCGCTGCACATGTCGAAGGCGATGACGTCATCGCCGTCTCTGGCCACGACACCGCACGCGCACGAGGCCGCGTGCTCCACGCTGCCGCACTCCCACTGACGCACGTGGACCTCACAGGGCCACGAGGTGCTCCTGTACAGGACGAAGGTGCCGATTTGGTAGTTGTCGTACGACCTGTGACAGAAACGTTGGCCTGCTTTGGTTAAAGTCCATCTCATTTGTATCTGTTAAACTGAATCAGATACATGAGTGTGAGTACCTGCCATCAAACGTGATCACGTGAGGATCAGTGAAAGAGTAGCAGTAGGCTGAAGGAACGTCCTTCACCTGGATCTGAAATAAGAGGCGACGGTGAGACTCAGAGCACGTCTCTGTCGGTACATTGTCGCTCCGGGACCTGCTTCCTGTACCTGGACGGGTTCGGGCGAGTATCCGCTCCACAGAAAGCTCTTCGTGACGATGGGTTTGACGGAAATCTGAGTCGTCCTGTTGTCATCTTTCACAAAGTCCGTGATGGAGCTGAAGTGAACCACAGCTCGGCCGCAAACCCCCGCGCTGCAGGGGCTGCGGGTCAGATCCAGAACACAGGAGGACAGAGACAGGTCTGGACCCAACGCTCCCTCTGAGGCAAAGATTCACGCTGTTTATTTGCACGAGCTTCAGATTCCTTTCTTCTATGAGTCTAAAAGCTCCTCACCGTGACTCGCACTGAGCTGCAGCGACAGAGAGCAGGACTCGAGGCACGGCACAGGAACTGTGCTCTCAACCACCAGCTCATGCAGCCTCCCGTCCTCCCACACGGTTCTGGACTCTGGGATCAGCTGTGAAGACAAAAGGACGCTCATCACTGTTTGTAGCAGATAATTTATGGCTGGCATCAAAAGTTCATCACCGTTTACCCTGAGTCCGGCGAAGAACTCGTGACTTTCCACTGAAGCGCCCACGACGTCCGGCGAGtccaggaggaagctggagctggagcagtaGATCTGGGAGGAAGCGAACATAGCGGTTGTAAGCACAGCCCGACTGCACGGCGCCATCTTGAACCCTGCAGCCGGCTCCAGACCTTGTCGCCCAGGCGCAGGTTGAAGCCGTCCAGCTCGATGCGGGAGGCGGTCTGCACGGTGGTCTCCTGCTTGAGCTCCTCCCTCCGGCCCTCGGGGGAGAGGCGCGACCAGGCCACCACGTAACCCACCGACGCGTTGGCGCCGCCTGCGAAGCTGCACCGCAGGTAGACGGCGTCGCCCGCCGCCTCGGGCTCGATCAGCGGGGCCGATGGCGGAGGAGGCTGCTCAGCTGACAGGAGACGAGCGGTGAGAGGCTGTAGATGAACAGTCTGGGTGGCTGCTTCTCTACTGATACTAATGGAAGTCCACGAAGCTCCTCGTTactgaaaactgaaaactgtGGTTCTAAGGAATCTGCCTTTAATCTACATGGCAACATTCAGCCACTCATCGACTACGCTCCTCCTTCTTTCAAGTTCTTCCAGCTTCCTTGACATAATTCATGACCCGGCCGagggctgttgccatggagacgaggCCCAGGGACCCCGGGACACATGTTCTGCTCTTTAGGCCCCGTCAACGCATTCCTGACCTCCGGAGGCCTCTGCTGTTTGACCTAACGCAAGGAGACAAGTGCAGCGTCCTCACTTTCACGCGACCCGGCGGCGAACGCCTCGTCGGGACCGcagggcggcggcgccgtgggCCGCGGGTCCGGCGTCTCTgacggacagacagggagaACGCCGATGACCGGGCGGAACCGTGCGTCCCTGCGTGGGCTGCAGCAGGCACACGAAGAAGCCGGAACCGTGACCGGGATGCGGCACCAGCAGCAGTCTGTGCCGTCGCCGGGGAAGAGCTGCCGGGCGGCGCGGGCCGTGGGCCGTCTGACCTCCAGAGGCCCCGGGAGGCGCTGGTCTGCAGCCAGAGACAGACGCACCGGAGCCTGGGTGCCGCAGTGCTTCACCTGGACGTGAGGGGAGGTTTCACGGGTTTCAAGGTTCAAATACTCGTAGTAAAACCTTTAAACCACACAAAGAGAGAGCTGCTGGAGACACAAAGCTGATGATTCCCCAAAAAGCTAAACTGAGTGAAGTTCCTGACGAGGAATCGAGCCCTTTATTTGACTTTTCAGCAATAAAAAACTCACTTTTCAAAGCTACACTTACTTCCCCTTGGGGAAAATTCATGGCCTGACAAATCTGGGCATTTACCCGCCATCATCACAACGACATCTCCTTCTTATGTAACACATGTTCACAGCGAtcctgccttccttcctccacCCACTCCCGTGGATATGCATCACCCTGGGAAGGCAGAGGGAGGCTGACGCCTCAGATGGATCCTGCCGGCTCCTCACAGCAGGCCGCCCGCAGGAAATGAGCCTCATCCAGCTCTCCTTGCACTCTCCTTCATGATACGTACACATGCACCCAGAACGGCGCGTCTTCACAAAGTCAGACGTGAACCTGCAGCACTGTTGGCGGCTGCACCTTGTCTGTTCCAGCCTGTGACGGCTTTTTTAGCGTCACCTTGGCAACAACAGGGCATCTCTACGTCTCCGCTCTCTCCACTCTTGCAGCACTGGTTTCTTACCTCCACGCACTGGGTGGGAATGCTGGGAAATCTGAAACCGGTACCAGCCGGGCGCGAGGGAGTGGTCCTGGGGcccggctgctgcagccagctggagctgaaggcagTTCTGGGGGTTCTGCAGGAGCGCACTCGGGAGGGAGCCCTGCGACTGGGCCGCACGGAGCGCGTCGGCGCCGGTGGAGCTGTCGGCAGCAGCCGCCGGGCGTCTGGAGGCCTGCACTGTCCAGCTGCTCGCCGTTCAACAGCAGAGTGCCGAATacgtctctggctgcagagcagcagagcgagTAGCTCTGAACAAACGTCATGTAGGTGAAGTCTGCATTTACATTCAGAGAAGACGAGGTCTAAAGGCCTTAAAGCCTGAATCTGGAGCTGAGGCCAAACATGACAGTGTTAATTATAATGGAAGCAACTGCTGACGCGTTTGAGG from Betta splendens chromosome 16, fBetSpl5.4, whole genome shotgun sequence carries:
- the vwde gene encoding von Willebrand factor D and EGF domain-containing protein; the protein is MAREAVVKLLVCVAFLLPDATRAQTAEQPPPPSAPLIEPEAAGDAVYLRCSFAGGANASVGYVVAWSRLSPEGRREELKQETTVQTASRIELDGFNLRLGDKIYCSSSSFLLDSPDVVGASVESHEFFAGLRLIPESRTVWEDGRLHELVVESTVPVPCLESCSLSLQLSASHEGALGPDLSLSSCVLDLTRSPCSAGVCGRAVVHFSSITDFVKDDNRTTQISVKPIVTKSFLWSGYSPEPVQIQVKDVPSAYCYSFTDPHVITFDGRSYDNYQIGTFVLYRSTSWPCEVHVRQWECGSVEHAASCACGVVARDGDDVIAFDMCSGDMGESRPQLSVKKRGVGRSGLRITESYQGRKLTIGFSSGAFVRADVSDWGMSLTLRAPGSDWTHTEGLCGTYDGRPDNDLHSPGGASVQDLHAFISEWRLPPGSSLFDTGPANVTPLSPRQYCTCQTEPLLTPSGGRSRPVTSSDSSDSCSAHNVRLLGIIPTLDVTAEYMGSEAAGGGDGAAQRRGRRQTHRYAPGTPRPGLGPSDLEGPSYFFPEDHEAAAQPSSSPTWPTPSGLTERRARSRCRQAVASSSVASGCRRLLEARVLERAVNMCVGDLQLKDEWSWLSATSPLLENECERRLEEEARREELHQEAVAALRCPSACHGNGQCSQRGCVCFPGFGSYDCSALSDQIPEIINLEKGGLCDVRQGGCSLIRVHGQGFKDSYELKCEFVKEKFVGGEWVLDEPQFVLATFLDATALECQLPLVDRLSSAGPDLEAVGNRPLARWQIKVSNDGYSYSNAKILTVFDGDCQTCSLHTEVLCALKEKTCSIDGVCYAEGQSSPSSPCLTCRPESSRYAWSVAEKNQPPVVQPLPFHLRAFQGESFIYQLQAQDREGSEIHFSLVSGPGGAALSPSGLLTWTATAERSDAHTFHFTVTDDCNAQTEASLQVQVRSCDCLNGASCVTDVTFPAGSGEYLCVCVDGFRGRRCEQDIDDCKPNPCRLGRCVDRPNSFSCICPAGTTGRTCREDLDECAARPCFPGALCSNTLGSFSCGACPHGYSGDGLNCTLKAVANPPPRLKPPGSSPCSRRPCYPGVQCFESAHVSMGFVCAPCPPGFHGNGQTCTATGKGRDRADGHIHIASSSSSSSSPPTSVRQPHHRGMRPEATGSADRRTAVTQQNLTLTRGLPGGGLNPSVASRVTGGSQSPLVACVDAPCFPGVACVSTNTGSFRCGRCPYGYTGDGVTCKAVCRYQCGTNMACTLPNTCTCKDGYTGYDCHIALCRPDCKNQGRCVKPNVCECAAGYGGPTCEEASCEPPCQHGGTCLARNLCTCPYGYVGPRCGIMVCNRHCEHGGECISPDVCQCRPGWFGPTCNSALCSPVCLNGGTCLKPNICACPSGFYGSQCQIAVCSPPCKNGGQCMRNNVCSCPEGYTGKRCHNSVCEPTCMNKGKCVGPNTCSCASGWRGKRCSIPVCLQKCKNEGECVGPNTCQCPAGWEGLQCQTPICKQRCLNGGRCVLPDYCHCRKGYTGLTCATKASQAR